In one window of Polaromonas naphthalenivorans CJ2 DNA:
- a CDS encoding IS701 family transposase: MAVGGISMDTVIPVRTNWPEDFQEWLQPFLAVFTRSEQRCWAPLYLQGLLGPGARKSVAPMAERVCPGQTQQLHHFVSSSTWSTAPLEQVLRKKADALVGGKDAVLIVDDTALPKQGKHSVGVKRQHCGVLGKQANCQVLVSLTLARKEVPVPIALRLYLPEDWAQDEARRAAAKVPESITFETKGDIALAQIDAALADGVRFGMVLADAGYGSSAGFRAGLTQRGLRWAVGVQPTQKVYPADVRLDVPADPPVGRPAKHPRPSTPSVSVVQMIETLGSKALRRCSWRSGTKGMLSARFAAVWVCVADGALVSHWQHLSGQAAWLVCEVRSSGERKYYFTNHPADTPRRTLVRAIKARWACEQAHQQLKDELGLDHYEGRSWLGLHHHALLTMMAFGYLQHRRLDSVLQAGKKTGIQCTGTATATIIASGTPGHSRRALSGNLRSVSSLRRHDKPASA, translated from the coding sequence ATGGCTGTCGGAGGGATATCCATGGATACCGTGATTCCTGTCAGAACCAATTGGCCTGAAGATTTTCAGGAATGGCTCCAGCCGTTCCTGGCCGTTTTCACACGTTCCGAGCAGCGCTGCTGGGCACCTCTCTACCTGCAAGGACTCCTGGGGCCGGGCGCGCGCAAAAGTGTCGCACCCATGGCTGAACGTGTGTGTCCCGGTCAGACGCAGCAACTCCACCATTTTGTGTCGTCATCGACTTGGTCCACCGCTCCGCTGGAACAGGTGCTGCGCAAGAAGGCTGACGCTTTGGTAGGCGGCAAGGACGCTGTGCTGATCGTGGACGACACGGCGCTACCCAAGCAGGGCAAGCACTCGGTAGGGGTCAAGCGCCAACACTGCGGCGTACTCGGTAAGCAGGCTAACTGCCAGGTATTGGTATCGCTCACCTTAGCGCGCAAGGAAGTGCCAGTGCCGATCGCCCTGCGGCTGTACTTGCCCGAAGATTGGGCACAGGACGAAGCGCGTCGTGCAGCAGCCAAGGTACCCGAGTCGATTACGTTCGAGACCAAGGGTGACATCGCGCTGGCGCAGATCGATGCCGCGCTGGCTGACGGCGTGCGCTTTGGCATGGTGCTGGCCGATGCCGGCTATGGCAGTTCGGCAGGCTTTCGCGCTGGGCTTACGCAGCGAGGGCTACGATGGGCAGTGGGCGTGCAGCCCACGCAGAAGGTCTATCCAGCTGATGTGCGGCTCGATGTGCCGGCCGATCCCCCGGTGGGGCGCCCCGCCAAGCACCCAAGACCTTCGACGCCGAGCGTGTCCGTCGTGCAGATGATTGAAACGTTGGGTTCCAAGGCCCTGCGGCGCTGTTCCTGGCGCAGCGGCACCAAGGGCATGCTCAGCGCACGCTTTGCTGCTGTGTGGGTGTGCGTTGCTGACGGCGCGCTGGTATCGCATTGGCAGCATCTTTCGGGGCAAGCCGCATGGCTGGTGTGCGAAGTGCGCTCCAGTGGCGAGCGCAAGTATTACTTTACTAACCATCCGGCTGACACGCCGCGCAGGACGCTGGTACGCGCGATCAAGGCCCGCTGGGCGTGCGAGCAGGCGCATCAGCAACTCAAGGATGAACTTGGCCTGGACCATTACGAAGGCAGATCCTGGCTGGGACTGCACCATCACGCGCTGCTGACCATGATGGCTTTTGGTTATCTGCAGCACCGACGTCTGGACAGTGTTTTGCAAGCGGGAAAAAAAACTGGCATCCAATGCACCGGGACCGCCACCGCAACCATCATTGCCAGCGGTACGCCGGGCCATTCTCGCCGCGCTTTGTCGGGTAATTTGCGTTCAGTGTCCTCATTGCGGCGCCACGATAAACCTGCGTCAGCGTGA
- the ccmC gene encoding heme ABC transporter permease CcmC, whose protein sequence is MRPVLHAPFAARFFASPRPGWWKYAGAPAFYPLAGRLIPGLQAVAVALLALGLAVGFLLAPTDHQQGDAYRIIFVHVPAAWLSMVLYVAMAFWAAMGLALNSRLSFMMARAIAPTGAMFTFVALWTGALWGRPTWGAWWVWDARLTSELLLLFLYAGFMALQSAIDDPRRGDRAGALLALVGVVNVPVIYFSVKWWNTLHQGASISLSSAPLMASSMLTGLLLAALGAWVYALATVLKRLRCIVLERERHARWVAQLPEVSA, encoded by the coding sequence TTGCGACCCGTTTTACACGCCCCTTTTGCCGCGCGTTTCTTTGCCAGCCCTCGTCCGGGCTGGTGGAAGTACGCTGGCGCCCCCGCTTTTTACCCGCTGGCCGGGCGCCTCATTCCCGGTCTGCAGGCCGTAGCCGTGGCCCTGCTGGCGCTGGGCCTGGCCGTTGGTTTTCTGCTGGCGCCCACGGACCACCAGCAGGGCGATGCCTACCGCATCATCTTTGTCCATGTGCCGGCCGCTTGGCTGTCGATGGTGCTGTATGTGGCCATGGCCTTTTGGGCCGCGATGGGCCTGGCGCTGAACAGCCGCCTGTCGTTCATGATGGCGCGTGCGATTGCCCCCACGGGCGCGATGTTCACCTTTGTCGCCCTGTGGACCGGCGCCCTGTGGGGCCGCCCGACCTGGGGCGCGTGGTGGGTCTGGGATGCGCGGCTGACATCCGAGCTGCTGCTGCTGTTTCTCTACGCCGGCTTCATGGCGCTGCAGTCGGCCATCGACGACCCGCGTCGCGGCGACCGGGCGGGCGCCCTGCTGGCGCTGGTCGGCGTCGTCAACGTGCCGGTGATTTACTTCTCGGTGAAATGGTGGAACACCCTGCACCAGGGCGCTTCCATCAGCCTGAGCAGTGCACCCCTGATGGCGTCCAGCATGCTGACGGGCTTGCTGCTGGCCGCACTGGGCGCCTGGGTGTATGCGCTGGCGACAGTTCTCAAGCGCCTGCGCTGCATCGTACTGGAGCGCGAGCGCCATGCCAGATGGGTGGCGCAACTGCCGGAGGTGTCCGCATGA
- the ccmA gene encoding cytochrome c biogenesis heme-transporting ATPase CcmA: MVATGLRTHALACERGGRGLFRAVDIDVSAGEALWVQGRNGSGKTSLLRLLCGLALPSAGTVHWLGRDVRGLREDFYRDLLYIGHAGGIKDDLTAAENLLLGARIAGQAVEEQQAQQALAQVGLGAVSRLPAARLSQGQRKRVALARLHLAHRPPLLVLDEPFNTLDQAAADALHAALNQHLAQGGVVVYTTHQPLALQAARLHVLELGPAQPC, from the coding sequence ATGGTAGCGACCGGCCTGCGCACCCACGCCCTGGCCTGTGAGCGTGGCGGGCGGGGTCTGTTTCGCGCCGTGGACATCGACGTTTCGGCCGGCGAGGCTCTATGGGTTCAGGGCCGCAATGGCAGCGGCAAGACCAGCTTGCTGCGGCTGCTGTGCGGCCTGGCCCTCCCGAGCGCGGGCACGGTGCATTGGCTGGGCCGTGACGTGCGCGGCCTGCGCGAGGATTTCTACCGCGACCTGCTCTACATCGGCCACGCCGGCGGCATCAAGGACGACCTGACGGCGGCGGAAAACCTGCTGCTCGGCGCGCGCATCGCCGGGCAGGCGGTTGAAGAACAACAGGCGCAGCAGGCGCTGGCACAGGTAGGCCTGGGGGCGGTTTCGCGGCTGCCGGCGGCGCGCCTGTCGCAGGGGCAGCGCAAGCGGGTGGCCCTGGCCCGGCTGCACCTGGCGCACCGGCCGCCCCTGCTGGTGCTCGACGAGCCCTTCAACACCCTGGACCAGGCGGCGGCGGACGCGCTGCACGCGGCCCTGAACCAGCACCTCGCGCAAGGCGGCGTGGTGGTGTACACGACGCACCAGCCGCTGGCCTTGCAGGCGGCGCGGCTGCATGTGCTCGAACTCGGCCCTGCCCAGCCATGCTGA
- a CDS encoding D-arabinono-1,4-lactone oxidase — protein sequence MDMYNENENQWTNWAGSITTLPDTFCQPKSVRELQDIVIQNEGSIIRCFGSGHSWTPLVVTNGGILIDPTGITENGQKAFRWQKNGLNLVTCFPSARWADVREALTTDGPLPKMYLPTAGVLPSINATGFVAAGCHGTGWEQPTVSDLIQAIEFVAADGKVHVFSEDTTPNEMNTVRVSVGMLGVITKVTLKVDPMYRLWDQERLVPTAEVMGANPESRGGAIDSSKLHALVTGNEYVELFWFPGSGFDGSIWVKQYNRTQDDPRDIPLRTDDDWVDSMAGPVMQWSAQQPMVIPAVQALTWKTINDRVKVIESNKGFVADAPRVLHYQLKAFPILDLEVAMPIPATGPNAWDFSNVVKAWWQAVNYTRVKWAAGKYPLTTCLHARFTKNSQALLSPAFEPAHSETHYCWIEILSAYPKNDPNPNNRSAAMSEFDEMANRVVGEYWIKELKGRPHWSKYWHKISPPVNIKSLLPQANLDTFNSLRRSLDPQDIFLNPFLRKQML from the coding sequence ATGGACATGTACAACGAAAACGAGAACCAATGGACGAATTGGGCCGGTAGCATCACGACGCTTCCTGATACGTTCTGTCAGCCAAAAAGCGTCCGCGAACTGCAGGACATCGTGATCCAGAACGAGGGCAGCATCATCCGCTGCTTCGGAAGCGGACACTCCTGGACCCCCCTCGTCGTTACCAACGGAGGCATTCTTATTGACCCAACGGGAATCACAGAGAACGGCCAGAAGGCATTCCGCTGGCAGAAGAATGGGCTCAATCTCGTGACCTGCTTCCCGTCGGCCCGATGGGCAGACGTTCGCGAAGCGCTTACCACTGACGGTCCCTTGCCCAAGATGTATCTGCCTACCGCAGGCGTTCTTCCCAGCATCAACGCGACGGGGTTCGTCGCGGCTGGATGCCACGGCACCGGCTGGGAGCAGCCGACGGTGTCAGATCTGATCCAAGCCATCGAATTCGTTGCCGCAGATGGAAAGGTCCACGTATTCTCGGAGGACACGACCCCCAATGAGATGAACACGGTTCGGGTCAGCGTCGGCATGCTCGGAGTCATCACGAAGGTCACTCTCAAAGTCGATCCCATGTACAGGCTCTGGGACCAGGAGCGGCTCGTCCCGACCGCCGAGGTGATGGGCGCGAACCCCGAATCCAGGGGCGGCGCGATTGACTCATCAAAGTTGCATGCCCTCGTCACCGGCAACGAATACGTTGAGTTGTTCTGGTTTCCCGGCAGTGGGTTCGATGGGTCGATCTGGGTGAAGCAGTACAACCGTACCCAGGACGATCCCCGCGACATCCCGCTGCGCACGGATGACGACTGGGTCGATTCGATGGCTGGACCCGTGATGCAATGGAGTGCACAACAACCGATGGTTATTCCCGCCGTGCAGGCGCTCACCTGGAAAACGATCAATGACCGCGTGAAGGTCATCGAGTCCAACAAAGGCTTCGTCGCCGATGCCCCCAGGGTTCTGCACTATCAACTGAAAGCCTTCCCCATCCTCGACTTGGAGGTCGCGATGCCGATCCCCGCCACCGGGCCGAACGCCTGGGATTTCTCGAACGTCGTGAAAGCCTGGTGGCAGGCGGTTAACTACACCCGTGTCAAATGGGCGGCGGGCAAGTACCCCCTGACGACATGCCTGCACGCCCGATTCACCAAGAACAGCCAGGCGCTCCTTTCTCCTGCGTTCGAACCTGCTCACAGTGAAACCCACTACTGCTGGATCGAGATCCTCAGCGCCTATCCGAAGAACGATCCCAACCCGAACAACCGGTCGGCAGCCATGTCCGAATTCGACGAGATGGCGAACCGGGTCGTCGGCGAGTACTGGATCAAGGAACTAAAAGGCCGACCGCACTGGTCCAAGTACTGGCACAAGATTTCCCCCCCGGTCAATATCAAGTCGCTCTTGCCTCAGGCGAACCTCGATACGTTCAACAGCCTCAGGCGAAGTCTCGACCCCCAGGATATCTTCCTCAATCCCTTTCTGAGGAAGCAGATGCTCTAA
- a CDS encoding rhodanese-like domain-containing protein, translating into MKYQKSVLAATLLSLSVCAAFAQQASPAASASGNTAAADVWKYKTKRLDRAGVDALLAKPQKLVVIDVRRPDELTAKGSFPVYLNIQVNDVEKSLAYIPKDRAILTVSNRAHRAGAVGDLLTSKGFKVAGAAGSQDYEDQGGTITRVTAPPPKPTTASAAP; encoded by the coding sequence ATGAAATACCAGAAGAGCGTGTTGGCTGCCACCCTGTTAAGTCTGAGCGTTTGCGCCGCGTTTGCGCAGCAGGCCAGCCCGGCCGCCAGTGCCTCCGGCAACACTGCTGCCGCCGATGTGTGGAAGTACAAAACCAAGCGGCTCGATCGCGCAGGCGTGGACGCCCTGCTGGCCAAGCCCCAGAAGCTGGTGGTGATTGACGTGCGCCGCCCCGATGAACTCACCGCCAAGGGAAGTTTTCCGGTCTATCTGAACATTCAGGTCAATGACGTGGAGAAAAGCCTGGCCTACATCCCCAAGGATCGCGCCATCCTGACCGTCTCCAACCGTGCCCACCGTGCCGGTGCGGTGGGTGATCTGTTGACTAGCAAGGGCTTCAAGGTGGCTGGCGCCGCCGGTTCCCAGGATTACGAGGACCAGGGCGGAACGATTACCCGCGTGACTGCGCCGCCACCCAAGCCCACCACGGCATCAGCCGCCCCCTGA
- a CDS encoding cytochrome c-type biogenesis protein, whose amino-acid sequence MRRLLLCLMLAATPALAEPTLEQHVTRLSEQLRCLVCQNQTIADSHAQLAIDLKNQVREQLAAGASDQEVLDYMVQRYGDFVLYRPPVKPSTWLLWFGPLAMLLAGLGLLFVKVRQRQPQGDALDSAGETHAA is encoded by the coding sequence GTGCGTAGGCTCTTGCTGTGCCTGATGCTGGCCGCCACGCCGGCCCTGGCCGAGCCCACGCTCGAACAGCATGTGACGCGGCTGAGCGAGCAGCTGCGCTGCCTGGTGTGCCAGAACCAGACGATTGCCGACTCGCACGCCCAGCTCGCCATCGACCTGAAAAACCAGGTGCGCGAGCAGCTGGCCGCAGGCGCATCGGATCAGGAAGTGCTGGACTACATGGTGCAGCGCTATGGCGACTTCGTGCTCTACCGCCCGCCCGTCAAGCCCAGTACCTGGCTGCTGTGGTTTGGCCCGCTGGCGATGCTGCTCGCCGGCCTGGGCCTGCTTTTCGTCAAGGTGCGCCAGCGTCAGCCGCAGGGCGATGCCCTTGATTCGGCCGGGGAGACGCACGCAGCATGA
- a CDS encoding cytochrome b/b6 domain-containing protein, translating into MKAQTILDNTPRHARAAPSASLPARVRIRLWDLPLRLFHWLLVLAVTLALITGELGGPWMELHGKAGLGIVGLVVFRLVWGVIGSAHARFLSFLPTPSKLKAYLGGRWRGVGHNPLGALSVIALLGLLAAQAGTGLFSNDDIAFSGPLFALVDEALAGRLTSLHKQLATVLFGLLALHLAAIAFYAWFKHDNLVKPMVTGWKEVEPNQAPPAAHQNASGRKGGAIAFALALAVAVAVVYGVSGAALPGSPAAAAEPATATQGQPGW; encoded by the coding sequence ATGAAAGCCCAAACCATTCTTGACAACACGCCTCGTCACGCAAGGGCTGCGCCATCGGCCAGTCTGCCTGCGCGCGTTCGCATTCGTCTGTGGGACTTGCCGCTGCGGCTGTTTCACTGGCTGCTGGTGCTGGCGGTGACGCTGGCGCTCATCACGGGTGAACTGGGCGGGCCATGGATGGAGCTGCATGGCAAGGCGGGCCTGGGCATCGTCGGGCTGGTGGTGTTCCGGCTGGTGTGGGGAGTGATCGGTTCGGCCCATGCCCGCTTCCTGAGTTTCCTGCCCACGCCGTCCAAACTCAAGGCTTACCTGGGCGGGCGCTGGCGCGGTGTCGGGCACAACCCGCTGGGCGCGCTGTCCGTCATCGCGCTGCTGGGCCTGCTGGCCGCGCAGGCCGGCACGGGGCTGTTCAGCAATGACGACATCGCCTTCAGCGGCCCGCTGTTCGCGCTGGTGGACGAAGCCCTGGCCGGCCGGCTGACCAGCCTGCACAAGCAACTGGCCACGGTCCTGTTCGGCCTGCTGGCCCTGCATCTGGCGGCCATCGCGTTTTATGCCTGGTTCAAGCACGACAACCTGGTCAAACCCATGGTGACGGGCTGGAAAGAAGTGGAGCCGAATCAAGCGCCGCCAGCGGCTCATCAAAACGCCTCCGGCCGCAAAGGCGGCGCGATTGCATTTGCGCTGGCGCTGGCCGTGGCTGTGGCCGTGGTGTATGGCGTCAGTGGCGCGGCCTTGCCGGGTTCGCCTGCGGCGGCGGCAGAACCGGCCACGGCCACGCAAGGCCAACCCGGATGGTAG
- the ccmD gene encoding heme exporter protein CcmD, giving the protein MIWRNVSDFLAMGGYALYVWGSVGMFLACLAGEWLALGWRRRELLRELRHARQYPGAGGA; this is encoded by the coding sequence ATGATCTGGCGCAATGTAAGCGACTTCCTGGCCATGGGCGGCTATGCACTGTATGTCTGGGGCTCGGTGGGGATGTTCCTGGCCTGCCTGGCGGGGGAATGGCTGGCGCTGGGCTGGCGCCGCAGGGAACTCCTGCGCGAACTACGCCATGCCCGACAGTACCCGGGCGCAGGCGGCGCATGA
- a CDS encoding DsbE family thiol:disulfide interchange protein, with translation MRRFLFPLGLFFSLVCLLGAGLRLNPQEIPSPLIGKPAPAFALAQLALPDKTFGPQDMQGQVWLLNVWASWCTACRQEHPLLLELAGRNQVSIVGMDYMDARADGAKWLEKHGNPYRLSILDTDGKVGIDYGVYGVPETFVIDKRGVIRLKLAGPVTAEIIEKKLLPLIKELNRA, from the coding sequence ATGCGACGTTTTCTGTTTCCCCTGGGTCTGTTTTTTTCCCTGGTCTGCCTCCTCGGGGCCGGGCTGCGCCTGAATCCGCAGGAAATTCCCTCGCCCCTGATTGGCAAGCCCGCCCCGGCTTTCGCGCTGGCGCAGCTGGCGCTGCCCGATAAAACCTTTGGCCCGCAAGACATGCAGGGCCAGGTCTGGCTGCTCAACGTCTGGGCCTCGTGGTGTACCGCGTGCCGGCAGGAGCATCCGCTGCTGCTGGAACTGGCCGGGCGAAACCAGGTGAGCATCGTCGGGATGGACTACATGGATGCGCGCGCTGACGGGGCCAAGTGGCTGGAAAAGCATGGCAACCCCTACCGGCTCTCCATCCTGGACACCGATGGCAAAGTCGGCATTGACTACGGGGTTTACGGCGTGCCGGAAACCTTTGTGATCGACAAGCGCGGCGTGATTCGCCTCAAGCTCGCCGGGCCGGTCACCGCCGAGATCATCGAGAAAAAACTGCTGCCGCTGATCAAGGAGCTGAACCGTGCGTAG
- the ccmB gene encoding heme exporter protein CcmB has translation MLKVLACVIQRDLLLAFRRRADLLATVFFFVIVVTLFPLGVGPEPALLRSMAPGIVWVAALLASLLSLGRLFALDFADGTLEQMALSAEPLVLIVLGKVLAHWLVAGVPLVMLSPVLALQFGLPGAAIQVLCLGLLIGTPILSLLGAIGSALTLGVRGGGVLLALLVLPLYVPVLIFGAGAVQAQASGLDAAAHLLLLGGVLAGALALAPWATSAALRIALE, from the coding sequence ATGCTGAAGGTGCTGGCATGCGTGATTCAGCGCGATCTGCTGCTGGCCTTCAGGCGCCGCGCCGACCTGCTGGCCACCGTGTTTTTCTTTGTCATCGTGGTCACGCTGTTTCCGCTGGGCGTGGGGCCGGAGCCGGCCCTGCTGCGCAGCATGGCGCCCGGCATCGTATGGGTGGCGGCCTTGCTGGCTTCGCTGCTGTCGCTGGGGCGGCTGTTCGCGCTCGACTTTGCCGACGGAACGCTGGAGCAGATGGCCTTGTCGGCCGAGCCGCTGGTGCTCATCGTGCTGGGCAAGGTGCTGGCGCACTGGCTGGTGGCGGGCGTTCCCCTGGTGATGCTCTCGCCCGTGCTGGCGCTGCAGTTTGGTTTGCCTGGCGCTGCGATCCAGGTGCTGTGCCTGGGCTTGCTGATAGGCACGCCCATCCTGAGTTTGCTGGGGGCGATTGGCAGCGCCCTGACTCTGGGCGTGCGCGGTGGCGGGGTTTTGCTGGCGCTGCTGGTGCTGCCGCTGTATGTGCCGGTGCTGATTTTTGGCGCGGGCGCGGTGCAGGCCCAGGCCAGCGGCCTGGACGCCGCCGCCCATCTGCTGCTGCTGGGCGGCGTGCTGGCAGGCGCGCTGGCGCTGGCGCCCTGGGCCACCTCGGCAGCGCTGCGAATCGCCCTGGAATAA
- a CDS encoding IS5 family transposase, giving the protein MQPQLGNPLRFVLTPGQRHDSKPVPELLDGLQAKAPLADKAYDSDKIVQAAEKRGMQVIIPSRVNREKQRVLDKHRYKTRHLIENLFQRMKAFRRVATRFDKLDIRSLGFVHIAGIMKWLH; this is encoded by the coding sequence GTGCAACCTCAACTGGGCAACCCGCTGCGCTTTGTGCTGACCCCGGGGCAGCGTCACGACTCCAAACCCGTGCCCGAACTGCTCGATGGGCTGCAGGCCAAGGCCCCTCTGGCGGACAAAGCCTATGACAGCGACAAGATCGTCCAGGCGGCAGAAAAGCGTGGCATGCAGGTCATCATCCCCTCCAGGGTCAACCGCGAAAAGCAGCGTGTCCTGGACAAGCACCGCTACAAGACGCGGCACCTGATTGAAAACCTCTTCCAGCGCATGAAGGCCTTTCGCCGTGTGGCGACCCGCTTTGACAAGCTCGACATCCGATCTCTGGGCTTTGTACACATCGCCGGCATCATGAAATGGCTCCACTGA
- the ccmE gene encoding cytochrome c maturation protein CcmE, with protein MKARHKRLGLIVAGLAALGLGAALVLSAFQKNLVFFFTPSQVAAGEAPRNRSFRVGGMVEVGSIERQADGVTVSFLVTDTAQRLRVNYRGSLPDLFKEGKGVVAQGKLTADQLFVADEVLAKHDENYMPPEAAYALKQAGAPALAGALK; from the coding sequence ATGAAGGCCCGGCACAAGCGGCTGGGCCTGATCGTCGCCGGTCTCGCTGCGCTGGGGCTGGGCGCAGCCCTGGTGCTGTCGGCGTTTCAGAAAAACTTGGTGTTCTTCTTCACGCCGAGTCAGGTGGCGGCGGGCGAGGCTCCGCGCAACCGCAGTTTTCGTGTTGGCGGAATGGTGGAGGTGGGCAGCATCGAGCGCCAGGCCGACGGCGTCACGGTCAGCTTCCTGGTGACGGACACCGCGCAACGCCTGCGCGTGAACTACCGGGGTTCGCTACCGGACCTGTTCAAGGAAGGCAAGGGCGTGGTGGCCCAGGGCAAGCTCACGGCGGACCAGTTGTTCGTGGCCGATGAGGTGCTGGCCAAGCATGATGAAAACTACATGCCGCCCGAGGCCGCCTATGCGCTCAAGCAGGCCGGCGCGCCCGCCCTGGCGGGAGCGCTGAAATGA
- a CDS encoding heme lyase CcmF/NrfE family subunit → MIAELGNFSLVLALCLACVQGSLPLLGAYRGEPRWMALGRSAAFGQCLFVTLGFAALVYVFAVNDFSVSYVAANSNSRLPLHFRVAAVWGGHEGSVLLWIQMLALWTAAVAVFSRSLPAGTVARVLGVMGLISIGFLCFLLFTSNPFDRTLPAAADGRDLNPMLQDLGMIAHPPILYMGYVGFSVAFAFAIAALLEGRLDAAWARWSRPWTLLAWAFLTLGIALGSAWAYYVLGWGGWWFWDAVENASFMPWLVGTALIHSLAVTEKRDTFKNWTVLLAILAFSLSLLGTFLVRSGVLSSVHAFASDPRRGIYILVFLAVVVGGALALYAWRAPGVGLGGRFALFSRESLLLVNNVLLVVTAGTVLLGTLYPLLLDALGLGKISVGAPYFEAVFVPLMLPFLLLIAVGPLASWKQASFKGVLRRLRWIAVGAVLFALGVALALNTSVMVAVGLALAAWVLLGTAAELAGRLRHAALGAPLRQRLASLPRSYWGMLLAHAGIGVFVIGVTMVRGLDASSDHSMRVGDSATLGDYRFTFARLERVEGKNYIAARARFEVTRGAGPVAILYPEKRFYTVQQMPLTDAAIDRGWLRDLYVSLGEATQDGAWVVRLQHKPFMNWVWGGTLFMALGGALAASDRRYGWGRKRSAKRPLADAAVTPSVQPAT, encoded by the coding sequence ATGATCGCCGAACTGGGCAACTTCTCGCTGGTGCTGGCGCTGTGCCTGGCTTGTGTGCAGGGCAGCCTGCCGCTGCTGGGCGCGTACCGGGGCGAGCCGCGCTGGATGGCGCTGGGGCGCAGCGCGGCTTTTGGCCAGTGCCTGTTCGTCACGCTGGGTTTCGCGGCGCTGGTGTATGTCTTCGCCGTCAACGATTTTTCGGTGAGCTACGTGGCCGCCAACTCGAACTCGCGCCTGCCGTTGCATTTCCGGGTGGCCGCCGTCTGGGGCGGGCATGAAGGCTCGGTGCTGCTGTGGATTCAGATGCTGGCCCTGTGGACCGCCGCCGTGGCCGTGTTCAGCCGCTCCCTGCCGGCGGGAACCGTGGCGCGCGTGCTGGGCGTGATGGGGCTGATCAGCATCGGTTTCCTGTGTTTTCTATTGTTCACCTCCAACCCTTTTGACCGCACCCTGCCGGCCGCAGCGGACGGGCGTGACCTGAACCCGATGCTGCAGGACCTGGGCATGATCGCGCACCCGCCCATCCTCTACATGGGCTACGTGGGCTTCTCGGTGGCTTTTGCGTTTGCCATTGCGGCCTTGCTGGAGGGTCGCCTGGACGCGGCCTGGGCGCGCTGGTCGCGCCCGTGGACGCTGCTGGCCTGGGCTTTCCTCACGCTGGGCATCGCGCTGGGCAGCGCCTGGGCCTACTATGTGCTGGGCTGGGGCGGCTGGTGGTTCTGGGACGCGGTGGAAAACGCGTCCTTCATGCCCTGGCTGGTGGGCACCGCGCTGATCCATTCCCTGGCGGTAACCGAAAAACGCGACACCTTCAAGAACTGGACCGTGCTGCTGGCGATTCTGGCGTTTTCCTTGTCGCTGCTCGGCACCTTCCTGGTCCGCTCGGGCGTGCTGAGTTCGGTGCATGCCTTTGCCAGCGACCCGCGCCGGGGTATTTACATCCTGGTCTTCCTGGCCGTCGTGGTGGGGGGCGCGCTGGCGCTCTACGCCTGGCGCGCGCCCGGCGTCGGCCTGGGAGGGCGTTTTGCCCTGTTCTCGCGCGAGTCGCTGCTGCTGGTCAACAACGTGTTGCTGGTCGTGACGGCTGGCACGGTGTTGCTTGGCACGCTGTACCCGCTGCTGCTCGACGCCCTGGGCCTGGGCAAGATTTCGGTCGGCGCGCCGTATTTCGAGGCCGTCTTCGTGCCCCTGATGCTGCCCTTCCTGCTGCTGATCGCGGTGGGGCCGCTGGCTTCGTGGAAGCAGGCCTCCTTCAAAGGGGTGTTGCGCCGGCTGCGCTGGATCGCCGTGGGGGCGGTGCTGTTTGCCCTGGGGGTGGCGCTGGCGCTCAACACCTCGGTGATGGTGGCAGTGGGATTGGCGCTGGCGGCCTGGGTTCTGCTCGGCACCGCTGCTGAGCTGGCCGGGCGCCTGCGCCATGCCGCGCTGGGCGCGCCGCTGCGCCAGCGTCTGGCCAGCCTGCCGCGCAGCTATTGGGGCATGCTGCTGGCCCACGCGGGCATCGGCGTGTTCGTGATCGGCGTCACCATGGTCAGGGGACTGGACGCATCGAGCGACCACAGCATGCGCGTGGGCGACAGCGCCACCCTGGGCGACTACCGCTTCACCTTTGCCCGGCTGGAGCGTGTGGAAGGGAAAAACTACATCGCGGCGCGTGCGCGTTTCGAGGTCACGCGGGGCGCCGGCCCGGTAGCCATCCTGTACCCCGAAAAACGCTTCTACACCGTGCAGCAGATGCCGCTGACCGACGCGGCCATTGACCGGGGATGGCTGCGCGACCTCTACGTGTCACTGGGCGAGGCTACCCAAGACGGCGCCTGGGTGGTTCGCCTGCAGCACAAGCCGTTCATGAACTGGGTATGGGGCGGGACGCTGTTCATGGCGCTGGGCGGGGCGCTGGCGGCCTCGGACCGGCGCTACGGCTGGGGCCGCAAACGCAGCGCCAAACGCCCGCTGGCCGATGCCGCCGTCACGCCTTCCGTTCAACCTGCCACCTAG